Proteins from a single region of Dyadobacter fanqingshengii:
- the nudK gene encoding GDP-mannose pyrophosphatase NudK, whose amino-acid sequence MVNERVKIVADEVLSNNWYTLKKYTFDYQGADGRWERQSREAYDRGNGAVILLYNREKQTVILTRQFRIPTYVNGNETGMLIEACAGLLDRDNPEDCIRRETEEETGYMINAVEKIFEAYMSPGSVTEILYFFVAEYRDEMKVSEGGGSEQEQENIEVMELQFNEALRMVNSGEIKDAKTIMLLQYAHLNHLLTKNGQKEPYQLSSAI is encoded by the coding sequence ATGGTAAATGAACGAGTGAAAATCGTAGCAGACGAGGTGCTATCAAATAATTGGTATACATTAAAAAAATACACATTCGATTACCAAGGCGCCGACGGCCGATGGGAAAGGCAGTCGCGGGAGGCTTACGACCGCGGAAATGGCGCTGTGATATTGCTTTATAACCGCGAGAAACAAACTGTTATACTAACCAGGCAATTCCGCATTCCTACCTATGTGAACGGGAACGAAACAGGCATGCTGATAGAAGCTTGTGCGGGACTTTTGGATCGCGATAACCCGGAAGATTGCATCAGAAGGGAGACGGAGGAAGAAACCGGCTATATGATCAATGCCGTCGAGAAGATATTTGAAGCCTATATGTCGCCCGGTTCTGTTACAGAAATTCTATACTTTTTCGTTGCCGAATATAGAGATGAAATGAAAGTAAGTGAAGGCGGTGGCAGTGAGCAGGAGCAGGAAAATATTGAAGTGATGGAGTTACAATTCAACGAAGCGCTTCGCATGGTAAATTCAGGTGAAATCAAAGATGCCAAAACCATTATGCTGCTTCAATATGCACACCTCAATCATTTGCTTACAAAAAATGGCCAAAAAGAACCTTACCAGCTCTCTTCGGCCATTTAA